CCGCAGGACCAGCGAGTACATGCCCGGTTCCCCGGCGTGGTAGCCGAGTCCGACGCGAACCACGCCACGTGGGCCTACCGAAAGCTGTGGGGTTCCCTGGGCGACGGCAGCGCCCTTCGACGAGAGCAGCGCCACGGAGGCGCTGACGGCGAAGGGCGTCTCGCCGGAGTTGAAGACTGCCACCTCTGCCCGTTCGCCCTGACCCAGCATGCCGACGCCCCTAACCGGGTAGAAGCGCAGCGCATCCGCCGGTCGCAAGACCGCTCGGACCTGGGACGCATCCTCGGCCATCGCCCGCGCCAGTTCCTCCTGCGAGAGTGCCCGGTTCCACACGCGGACCTCGTCGATGAGACCCGAGAAGTCCTGACCCACGGTCACAAGGTCGCCGCGCGAGATCGTACCGGTGGCAGGTGCGCCGGCGTCCAGTTGGCCGTCGAGGTAGATCCGGCGCTGCGTGCCGTCGTAGACCGCTGCGAGGTGATACCACCGACCGGGCTGGAGCCTGCTCCGACTGAGCAGCCAGTTCCCCGCCCACTTGCCGTCGAGAGCGAGTTGGAAGCGGACCTGCCCTCGGCCCTGAGGATCAAGGCCAAGCCGGTACCCACGCTCGCGGTTGAGGACGAAGCCCGTCTGCTGGGCGTCCTCGAGGCTTACCCAGGCGGCGACCGTCACAGCCTGATCGCACTCCAGCTCTCGCATCTGCCCGATAAGCACACCTCGGCCGCCCTTGCTGAAGTGGAGGGCTCCCCCGAGTTTGCCGGTGCCCCAGGTCGCTTGCCTGAGGGTTCCGTTGCCGGTGCTCCCGAAGAGGTTCCCCCTCTCGCCCACAACATTGGTGACCTGGTCTCCCTGGCCCTCATCGAGGGGCCAGTAGCCTACCAGGCCATCCAGTGTGGAACCAGCGGCCGCCTGCGCAAACATCACTGCGAGCACAACCGCCAGCCTGTACAGGCTCCCATGGGCGCGGACTGGTCTCATGGCTCACCTCGGGGTGGGAGTTCGGAACGTCTGGAGAAGAGACCTGGCAACTTCCGGCCAGTCACCATCCTGTCCTCCCTGGCCGGCCATGGTCCGCCGGCCTTCGTCGTCGTAGCTGTAGTACAGGCTCTGCAACAGCCCGCCCGTGCCGGCGTGCAGCAGGCTCTGCACCTGCCCGGCGTCGTAGTAGTTGTAATAGCTGGTTACCTGGTTCGGCAGCCGTCGCGTGAGCTGCAGCCCCCGAGGGTCGTAGGCGTAGTAGGTCGCCTGCTCCCAGGGATCGCACAGGGCGCTGAGCAAGCCCCGCTCAGTGCAGCTCTCCGGACAAATCGCTTCCATCATCAGTTGCCCTCGGCCTCGGGCGGCTCCGGCGGACACGGCACCATGTTGGGCCACCCCAACGAGGCTACCATGTAGCCCAGCGTGTCACCCGCGTAGTGTCGTTGTGTCTCATGCTGCGCTGCACGAGTCTCGGGAGCTGATGAACGCTTCCTGTCACACCGCACACCTGCACGCGTGATGACCTCCGTGTGCGCGTCCATGCCGGTATCGTCGAGCCATATGCGATCCCAGGGGCGCAGCACGCGCGGGCAGAGACCGAAGAACTCCCCGAGGGCCTCAAGCGCCTGCCGCACGGTCTGAACGCCCACGTCGCCTGCCTCGGAGAACAGCGCATGCAACTCCGACCACTCCATCTCGTCGCGCCCGGCCCATGTGAACAGATTCCTGATGAAGACCCGCCAACCACACCACCTTGGGTCTTCTAGCAGCAATACGTCATCGGCGGACGCAGGCCACAGATGGCACCTGCTTGCGAGAGCCACCAGATCACTGACTGTCATCGCGGGGTCAAGGTCCCTACCGTAAGGCCGGAAGGACAGCCGCAGGAAGGCAAACAGCACCCCAGGGATGGCCCCCCTAAGTGAGAGCCTGAGTCGCGCTTCCCACACCCTCCCCGGCGCGCCGAAGGCTACCTTCCGGGCAAGCTGCCCCTCTTTGCCCGCCTTCTCGAAGAGCTCGGAGAGCGTGATCTCGGGCCGGCACTGCTCCTCGGGACAGTGCAAGACGTAGCAGAACACACGGGCCCACTCCTGGAAGCCCGGTGTAGGGGCGGAGAGGCCTCTCTTGCCCCGCGCTCTCGGCATAGGTGCGCTCCTCTTCGGTCCCACGTGTCTGCGGTGCCTGTCTCCCGCGTCTGTTGGGCGGACGGCCCTGTGGGCGTCGTGTCGGCTCCGCCTTCGCCTGGATGTCTCCCGGCCCTCAGCGCGGCAGTGCTTAGGGCTCAGACGACCCTTCTGTCGCCCGGGTCTTCTCCCACTCTTGCACGCGCAACTCAGAGGTGAACAGCCCCACGTCCTTTCGGGCCTGTGCAAGATTGGGGTCGAGCTTCACCGCCGTCTGCGCCTCGGCAATCGCCCCCTTGAGATCGCCCTTCGTCCGCAACAGCCACCCGAGGTCCGAGTGTGCAGGTGCGCTGTGTGGGTCGAGGCGCAGCGCCTCGCGGATCTCCTTCTCGCCCTCGCCGAATTGCCCCTGGAGGATCAGCACAGCCCCCAAGTTCGCGTGACCCAAGGCGCTTTCGGGCTCAAGCTTGAGGGCCTCGCGCAGCTCCCGCTCTGCCTCATCGTTCTTGTGCTGGAAGGCCAGCACACGCCCGAGGCTGGTATGGCCCGCGGCCGAGCCAGGATCGAGTCGCACGGCCTCTCGGAGTTCCCGCTCGGCCTCGGAGTAGCGCCGCTGGTCCGTGAGGGCGTCTCCCAGGGCGCACCGTACCGCCGCATCTCGCGGGAGGAGCGAGACGCCCTCGCGGTAGCATGAGATCGCCGATGGCAGGTTCCCAGACCACTCCTGCGCTCGGCCGAGTCCCATCCAGGCGTAGGCATCCTTCGGAGCGGACGCCAGCAACTCACGGAGCAGCTCGATAGCTTCCTTCTGCTTGCCGGCACGCGAGAGAGAGAAAGCCCACCAGCGCCGCGCCTCAAGCTGATGCTCCTGCGAAGCACGTTGGGCGTTCTGGACCGTCGCTTCAAACTGCGTGGCTGCCTCCCCATAGCGCCCGCGCTGGTAGTACAGCGCGCCCAGGTCATAGCGCATCCGCCAGGACTTGGGCGACTTCCGGACGCCCTCTTCGTACAGCCGCAGTGCCTCAGCAGGCTTGCCCACGGCTGAGAGTGCAGAGGCCATTTCCGATACGACCCGCCAGCTCCCCGGTGCATCGCGGTACGCGAGCCGGTACTCGGCGAGTGCCTCCTCATGTCGCTTCAGCCGGTTGAGGGCGCTCCCGAGACTCGCACGGTCCTCCCAGGAATCCGGGCGCAACTGCACCGCGGTCTGCATCTCGCGAAGCGACTCCTCATAGGCCCGCATCGCGCCGAGAGCGGCGCCAAGGTACCGGTGCGCCCAGTCGGCTCGCGGGTACCGAGCGACGGCTTCGCGTCCGATGGACAGGCACCCGCCGAAGTCCCGGGCAAGCGCTCGCTCCCTGAAGTCGCGACCCATTCGCCACTCGGGGTAGTAGCGCCAGCACAGCCCGCCTGCCACTCCCACGGCGCAGACGACACCGACCACGATCGCCGACCTGAGGCGTCCTCTCATCGTCAGTTCGTCCTCACTGAGCTGGCAAGAGTACCGGGCAAGTGGACGCCGCCCGGCGTCAGTGTCGCACGTGTTCCACAGGACCAGCAGCGACCACTCATGTCTGCATCAGCCACCAGTCCACTACGCTACCGTCGATGCCGAATCGAAGGCAGAGCAGATCGACGTCCATGCCGAACCCGGAGTACCCGCCGAGCGCATACTGGAAGGTCCGGGCCACGCGTATGTCGTAGTCTGAGGGCACCTCGGAAACCCGAGCGGGGAACTCCCAGTCCACGTAGTCAGGGTCACCCAGAAGCTGCCTCACGTCCTCCCGCCGAAGCCCGACCAAGGGATGGTCTCGGAGCAGCGAACGCAGCATGCTTCCGCGCGGGTTGCCGAGCAGCTCGCCTCGATCAGCCTCTCGCCACACTGCGCTGTCGAAGGGCCTGCTGCCCCAGCCCAGGGTCAGGAACCAGTACTCGCCCGGGCGGAGCCAGCACCAGAGCGTCAGCGCCACAAGGAAGGCCGCCGCCACTGCCCAGACGACCCGGCGAGAGCACCTCCGCCTCAGTCTGCGGACAACTGCCACTGCCACACACGCGAAGGCCAGGGTCACGACCAGCCATGCGAAGACTCCCGCATGCAGGACCGCGGCAATTGCAGCCAGCAGCAGAAGGACCAGTGCTGATACCTCGGAAAAGCTCAGATCAGTCCCCAGCATAGTCGGTCGCCATCTCGGCATCTGGGCGCACATAGACTTCCTCTGCCCCTGGCCGTTCCCACCTCGCGCCTTACCTGTCACGACGCTTCCCGCCCATACGTCACCACCCACGGGGTCTCCTTCAGCTTCACCAGTCCTGCTCGACGAACGATTCCCAAATGCATCCCCTGCGCCTGCTTGAGATCGGGGAGACGC
Above is a genomic segment from Armatimonadia bacterium containing:
- a CDS encoding tetratricopeptide repeat protein, translated to MRGRLRSAIVVGVVCAVGVAGGLCWRYYPEWRMGRDFRERALARDFGGCLSIGREAVARYPRADWAHRYLGAALGAMRAYEESLREMQTAVQLRPDSWEDRASLGSALNRLKRHEEALAEYRLAYRDAPGSWRVVSEMASALSAVGKPAEALRLYEEGVRKSPKSWRMRYDLGALYYQRGRYGEAATQFEATVQNAQRASQEHQLEARRWWAFSLSRAGKQKEAIELLRELLASAPKDAYAWMGLGRAQEWSGNLPSAISCYREGVSLLPRDAAVRCALGDALTDQRRYSEAERELREAVRLDPGSAAGHTSLGRVLAFQHKNDEAERELREALKLEPESALGHANLGAVLILQGQFGEGEKEIREALRLDPHSAPAHSDLGWLLRTKGDLKGAIAEAQTAVKLDPNLAQARKDVGLFTSELRVQEWEKTRATEGSSEP